The region ACGGTTGTTTTCCCACCATTCCTCTGCTATAAGAGGTCCTACCGCAATTGCTAATAATATAATAAAGAAAGGGATAGAAGGCCACAAGGGGATTTGTTGCACTAATTCAGTACTAGTATGTAGTAGTAACATGAGTTGAATGTTTGTAGAATGGTTTAGTTATTCTAATTTAGTTAATTTTTGTTTATAAGATTTTCTCATTTTTAGGTTTAAATGTTAATTTTTACGTGATTGTTGCCATAATTGTTTGAGTATTTGTTATTATATTTAACAAAATAAGTCATAAAATAAGTATATTTTTATGACAAAAATCAGTAGGATAAATACTATTATTTATTATAGTATAAACCTAAAACAATGTACTAAATTAATAAAATGAGTGTTAAAAAAACTAAGAAGGTCTTCAAATATTAACAAAACTTAACATGTCTGCACGTTTAGTATTGTAGTCTTGGTTTATATTTTAGGTTTCGTGGTATAGACGTTTTTTATAAAAAGTATAGATATAAAAGCCGCGACACTATCTGTTAAAACAAAGGTAATCCAAATCCCATTTAAATTGTAAAGTGTATTTAAAACATATATAAATGGTATAAATAATATAACGGGTCTGAGTAAAGCTAAAAAAATGGCAATTTTGTTTTTGTGTAGGGCTTGAAAATAACGTGTAGCAATAATCTGAACCATATAAAAAGGAATACAGATTGAAAAAATGCGCAGCGCAGTTTCAGCTAAATTAATAATATTCATGTTGTTCTCTATAAATACAGAAATAATGGTATTTGGGAAGGTCTGAATAATTACTACCCCTATAAGGCCTATGGAGACTACCATAGTCATGGTATATATTAGAATTTTATAATTTTTAAGATGCTTTTTTGCTCCCAAATTATAACTAATTAAAGGTTGGATTCCGTCTCCGATACCAAGAGCAGTCATTAAAAAAAAGGTATTTATACCAAATATAATTCCCATTACAGCCACAGCATCAGATCCTCCAGTTTTTAATAATAAGTTGTTGGCAATCATGTTTTGGAAACTAGTAGCACAATCCATTATAAACGGAGAAAAACCTAATAAAAGCATAGGGTAAATAGTGTTTTTTTGAAGTTTTATTTTTTTAATTGTAAGTTTAATTAAACTTTGACCGCCAAAATAATAATAGATTAAACACAAGCTATTTACACCTTGGGCAATAATTGTAGCTAAGGCAGCACCTTTTATTCCCATATTAAACCCTTTCATAAAAACAATATCTAATAGAATGTTTATTACAGAAGAAATTAACACAAGTATTGCAGGTAAACGAGGATTACCTTCTGCTCTACAGGTAAACTCTAGGGCAATAAAAAAGGAGAGGGGAAACCCATAAATAATAACCTGCAAATAGTCTCCAGACATGTTCAAAAGCGAGCCTTCTGCACCAAAAGCTATTAATAATTCCTTATAAAACAGTAGGCCTGTAGTTGTAAAAAGGAATATAATTATTAATAAACCAGCAATCATATTACCTAATACAAGTTCTGCTTTATCTGTTCGAGATTCACCTAAATATTTAGCAA is a window of Formosa sediminum DNA encoding:
- a CDS encoding MATE family efflux transporter is translated as MSLKQNALLKQLLTYVGPAVLGLLVNAFYNIVDRILVGRFVGAEGLSAVTMVFPVNLLQFGFILLFGSGAGVLIAKYLGESRTDKAELVLGNMIAGLLIIIFLFTTTGLLFYKELLIAFGAEGSLLNMSGDYLQVIIYGFPLSFFIALEFTCRAEGNPRLPAILVLISSVINILLDIVFMKGFNMGIKGAALATIIAQGVNSLCLIYYYFGGQSLIKLTIKKIKLQKNTIYPMLLLGFSPFIMDCATSFQNMIANNLLLKTGGSDAVAVMGIIFGINTFFLMTALGIGDGIQPLISYNLGAKKHLKNYKILIYTMTMVVSIGLIGVVIIQTFPNTIISVFIENNMNIINLAETALRIFSICIPFYMVQIIATRYFQALHKNKIAIFLALLRPVILFIPFIYVLNTLYNLNGIWITFVLTDSVAAFISILFIKNVYTTKPKI